One part of the Lycium ferocissimum isolate CSIRO_LF1 chromosome 8, AGI_CSIRO_Lferr_CH_V1, whole genome shotgun sequence genome encodes these proteins:
- the LOC132067208 gene encoding proteasome subunit beta type-7-A-like gives MTGKATMEVPQKGGFNFDLCRRNDMLVSKGLRSPSFLKTGTTIVGLVFQDGVILGADTRATEGPIVADKNCEKIHYMAPNIYCCGAGTAADTEAVTDMVSSQLKLHRYHTGRESRVVTALTLLKSHLFKYQGHVSAALVLGGVDVTGPHLHTIYPHGSTDTLPYATMGSGSLAAMAIFESKYREGMSKDEGIKLVAEAILSGVFNDLGSGSNVDICVITKGNTDYLRNHLSPNPRTYPQKGYTFSKRTEVLLTKITPLREIVQVIEGGDAMEE, from the exons ATGACGGGTAAGGCAACAATGGAAGTTCCCCAAAAAGGTGGgtttaattttgatttatgTAGAAGAAATGATATGTTGGTCAGTAAAGGACTTcgttctccttcttttctcaaGACTGGTACTACCATCGTTGGTTTAGTTTTTCAG GATGGTGTTATACTTGGAGCAGATACACGGGCAACTGAAGGACCAATTGTCGCGGATAAGAACTGTGAGAAAATTCATTACATGGCTCCTAATATATATTGCTGTGGAGCTGGGACAGCTGCTGATACAGAGGCAGTGACCG ACATGGTCAGTTCCCAACTGAAGCTTCATAGGTATCACACTGGTCGTGAATCCAGGGTTGTGACTGCTCTTACTCTTTTGAAGTCCCACCTTTTCAA ATATCAAGGGCATGTCTCAGCTGCTTTGGTCCTTGGTGGTGTTGATGTCACAGGGCCACATCTGCATACT ATTTATCCACATGGATCAACTGATACTCTGCCATATGCTACAATGGGCTCTGGTTCCCTTGCGGCAATGGCTATCTTTGAGTCAAAATACCGGGAGGGGATGAGC AAGGATGAAGGGATAAAGCTAGTAGCAGAGGCCATATTGTCTGGAGTATTCAATGACCTTGGTAGTGGCAGCAATGTCGATATCTGTGTGATAACAAAG GGAAACACGGATTACTTGAGAAACCATTTATCGCCTAATCCCCGCACCTATCCACAAAAGGGTTACACGTTCTCTAAAAGGACTG AGGTTCTCCTTACAAAGATTACACCATTGAGAGAGATTGTGCAAGTGATTGAAGGTGGAGACGCCATGGAAGAATGA
- the LOC132067207 gene encoding glycosyl hydrolase 5 family protein-like produces the protein MWKSPSSSSSSLNISFFSFHLVLLLLIINQHVVIVSSQPLHTNSRWIVNSTGQRVKLACVNWVSHMDVMLAEGLNHQPVDAISKSIINMGFNCVRLTWPLFLFTNDSLGSITVRQSFKNLGLFSSIVGLQTNNPSIVDLSVLDAYKAVVASLAKNNVMIILDNHISKPGWCCSRFDGNGFFGDQYFDPDLWIQGLTKVATTFKGTANVVGMSLRNELRGPLQNVDDWYRYMQKGAEAVHAANSDILIILSGLSFDKDLSFLHQRPVNLTFSGKLVFEIHRYGFTDGNTWSADNANQACGEVLNDMVSKGAFVLELGYPLFVSEFGVDQRGTNVNDNRYFNCFLGLAAELDFDWALWTLVGSYYLRDGIVGLNEYYGVLDWNWFDIRNSSFLQRISVIRTPFQGPGYIDTRPHKVIFHPMTGLCIQRTSLLQPLELGPCSEAGAWGYAPAKTLTVIGTYFCLQADKLGQPAKLSMKCSDDSSKWDTISDSKMHLSSTLHDATSVCLDVDPNNVIVTQTCKCLGTNDITCDPGSQWFKIINSTRATKTTKSFLQIKPIIHFLARNFFGSYI, from the exons ATGTGGAAGTCACCatcatcatcttcctcttcCCTTAACATCTCCTTCTTCAGCTTTCATCTAGTTCTACTTCTTTTAATCATCAACCAACATGTTGTTATAGTGTCATCACAGCCACTTCACACAAATTCAAGATGGATAGTGAACTCAACAGGGCAAAGAGTGAAACTAGCATGTGTAAATTGGGTGTCACATATGGATGTTATGTTAGCAGAAGGGCTAAACCATCAGCCAGTGGATGCAATTTCTAAATCCATTATCAACATGGGCTTTAATTGTGTTAGACTTACTTGGCCTCTCTTCTTGTTTACTAATGATTCTTTGGGTTCAATTACTGTTAGACAATCTTTCAAGAACCTTGGACTTTTTAGCTCCATTGTTGGTCTTCAAACTAACAATCCTTCCATTGTTGATCTCTCTGTCCTTGATGCTTACAAG GCAGTGGTGGCTAGCCTTGCAAAAAACAATGTGATGATCATATTAGACAATCACATAAGCAAGCCTGGCTGGTGTTGCAGTAGATTTGATGGCAATGGCTTCTTTGGAGATCAGTACTTTGACCCTGACCTTTGGATCCAAGGCCTTACAAAAGTAGCCACTACTTTCAAGGGCACTGCCAATGTTGTAGGCATGAGCTTAAGAAATGAACTTCGTGGACCTTTACAAAATGTTGATGATTGGTATAG GTACATGCAGAAAGGAGCAGAAGCAGTGCATGCAGCTAACTCAGATATTCTTATCATTCTATCTGGCCTAAGTTTCGACAAGGATCTTTCTTTCTTGCACCAAAGACCGGTGAACTTGACATTCAGTGGCAAGTTAGTTTTTGAGATCCATCGATATGGTTTCACAGACGGAAACACTTGGTCAGCAGACAACGCAAACCAAGCGTGCGGAGAAGTGTTGAATGACATGGTGAGCAAAGGAGCTTTTGTGTTAGAACTAGGCTACCCATTGTTTGTAAGTGAGTTTGGAGTGGATCAAAGAGGCACCAATGTGAATGACAACAGGTATTTCAACTGCTTTCTCGGACTGGCAGCTGAACTTGATTTCGATTGGGCGCTGTGGACACTGGTCGGCAGCTATTATTTGAGAGATGGTATTGTGGGACTCAATGAGTACTATGGTGTTTTAGATTGGAACTGGTTTGATATCAGGAACTCAAGCTTTCTGCAGAGGATATCAGTCATCCGCACGCCATTCCAAG GGCCAGGATATATCGACACTCGTCCACACAAAGTAATTTTCCATCCTATGACAGGGCTTTGTATTCAAAGAACTTCATTGCTGCAGCCATTGGAGCTAGGTCCATGCTCTGAGGCTGGAGCATGGGGCTATGCTCCAGCGAAAACACTGACGGTAATAGGAACTTACTTTTGCCTGCAAGCAGATAAGCTCGGGCAGCCAGCAAAACTTAGTATGAAATGCAGTGATGATAGCTCAAAATGGGACACCATCTCGGACTCTAAGATGCACCTGTCTTCTACGCTACATGATGCTACTAGTGTTTGCTTGGATGTTGATCCCAACAATGTCATTGTCACACAAACATGCAAGTGTCTGGGCACAAATGATATTACATGTGATCCTGGAAGCCagtggttcaaaataattaaCAGCACAAGGGCGACAAAAACTACAAAATcctttcttcaaattaaaccaatCATTCATTTTCTAGCGAGGAATTTCTTTGGAAGCTACATCTGA